Genomic DNA from Bacteroides zhangwenhongii:
ACGTAAGTTTGGAGATTAGAACAATGGATTGTAAGTCGATAAATGGTAATTTGATTTTAGTAATTTGTAATTAAATAGAAATGACTGCTCAAAGTAACATAACTCCTGAAAGCATTGTGAACGATCTGCGTTATCTGCAACTGCTTTCCCGAAGTTTTCCTACTATTGCCGATGCAAGTACGGAAATAATCAATCTGGAGGCTATCTTGAATCTACCTAAAGGGACGGAGCATTTCCTGACAGATGTACATGGGGAATATGAAGCTTTCCAACATGTGCTGAAGAATGCTTCCGGTGCAGTAAAACGTAAGGTAAATGAGATATTCGGCAATACGCTTCGCGAGGCCGAGAAAAAAGAGATCTGTACGTTGATTTACTATCCCGAAGAAAAACTTCAACTGGTGAAGGCCCGTGAGAAGGATTTGGACGATTGGTATCTGATCACTCTGAACCAGTTAGTAAAAGTCTGTCAGAACGTATCTTCCAAGTATACCCGTTCCAAGGTACGTAAATCGTTGCCTGCCGAATTCTCGTATATCATACAGGAATTGTTGCACGAGTCATCTATCGAGCCGAACAAGCATGCCTATATCAATGTGATTATCAGTACGATTATCACGACAAAGCGTGCCGATGATTTTATCATTGCCATGTGTAATCTGATTCAGCGTTTGACAATCGATTCACTTCATATCGTAGGCGACATCTACGACCGCGGACCGGGGGCGCATATCATTATGGATACCTTGTGCAATTATCATAATTTCGATATTCAATGGGGCAATCACGATATTCTGTGGATGGGCGCCGCCTCCGGCAATGACAGTTGCATAGCCAATGTGATACGTATGTCTATGCGATATGGTAATCTGGCTACACTTGAAGACGGTTACGGAATCAATCTGCTGCCACTTGCTACCTTTGCTATGGATACTTATGCTGATGATCCTTGCACCATTTTCATGCCGAAAATGAATTTTGCCGATACTCATTATAATGAGAAAACGTTGCGCTTGATTACTCAGATGCACAAGGCGATCACTATTATCCAGTTTAAGCTGGAAGCCGAGATCATCGACCGCCGTCCGGAGTTTGGAATGGCAAATCGTAAATTGTTGGAGAAGATAGATTTTGAGCGTGGTGTCTTTGTCTACGAAGGTAAGGAGTATGCCCTTCGTGACACGAACTTTCCGACGGTAGATCCCGCCAATCCTTACCGCTTGACGGATGAAGAACGTGAGCTTGTGGATAAGATTCATTATTCATTTATGAATAGTGAGAAATTGAAGAAGCATATGCGTTGCCTGTTTACTTACGGCGGGATGTATCTGGTATCCAACTCCAATCTTCTTTATCACGCTTCCGTGCCTTTGAATGAGGACGGTAGCTTTAAGCATGTCAAGATACGCGGAAAAGAGTATTGGGGACACAAACTTCTGGATAAGGCCGATCAACTGATCCGTACCGCCTACTTCGACGAAGAGGGAGAGGAGGATAAGGAATTTGCGATGGATTATATCTGGTATATGTGGTGTGGTCCGGATGCGCCTTTGTTTGATAAGGATAAGATGGCTACTTTTGAACGCTATTTCCTGGAAGACAAAGAAATGCATAAAGAGAAGAAAGGATATTATTATACATTGCGCAATCGGGAGGATATTTGTGATCAGATACTGGCCGAGTTTGGAGCTTTAGGTCCTCATTCGCATATAATAAACGGTCATGTGCCTGTGAAGACTATTCAAGGAGAACAGCCGATGAAGGCCAATGGCAAACTATTCGTTATCGACGGAGGATTTTCCAAAGCCTATCAGCCTGAAACGGGAATTGCCGGATATACACTTGTCTACCATTCTCACGGTATGCAGCTTGTACAGCACGAACCGTTCCAGTCTCGTCAGAAAGCTATCGAAGAGGGATTGGATATCAAATCTACCAATTTCGTATTGGAATTCAATTCACAACGGATGATGGTGAAAGACACCGATAAGGGAAAAGAATTGGTAACTCAAATACAGGACTTGAAGAAGTTGCTCGTTGCTTATCGTACCGGTCTGATAAAGGAAAAGGTCTGAATGAAGGTTACTTCTTTGCCATGTGACATTCAATAATTTTCACTGCAACGAGTGGTTCGTTCCATAGTTATTATCTTTTAGTTCCACAGTTGTTTCCCTTTTGTTCCACAGATATGGAACGAAAGGGAAACAATTATGGAACGAAATGTTTTTAGTAAAGCAAGAGAATAAATGCTATATATGCAGGATTTATATTAGAAAAGGACAATGCCTGCCTCTATAATGGCTCCTTTATCGTAATTACCGGATTTATTATAGAATCTAGTTAGGCCATAACCGCCCGTTGCGAAGATACCGAATTTCGTGGTTAGCTGATATTCCAGATTG
This window encodes:
- a CDS encoding fructose-bisphosphatase class III yields the protein MTAQSNITPESIVNDLRYLQLLSRSFPTIADASTEIINLEAILNLPKGTEHFLTDVHGEYEAFQHVLKNASGAVKRKVNEIFGNTLREAEKKEICTLIYYPEEKLQLVKAREKDLDDWYLITLNQLVKVCQNVSSKYTRSKVRKSLPAEFSYIIQELLHESSIEPNKHAYINVIISTIITTKRADDFIIAMCNLIQRLTIDSLHIVGDIYDRGPGAHIIMDTLCNYHNFDIQWGNHDILWMGAASGNDSCIANVIRMSMRYGNLATLEDGYGINLLPLATFAMDTYADDPCTIFMPKMNFADTHYNEKTLRLITQMHKAITIIQFKLEAEIIDRRPEFGMANRKLLEKIDFERGVFVYEGKEYALRDTNFPTVDPANPYRLTDEERELVDKIHYSFMNSEKLKKHMRCLFTYGGMYLVSNSNLLYHASVPLNEDGSFKHVKIRGKEYWGHKLLDKADQLIRTAYFDEEGEEDKEFAMDYIWYMWCGPDAPLFDKDKMATFERYFLEDKEMHKEKKGYYYTLRNREDICDQILAEFGALGPHSHIINGHVPVKTIQGEQPMKANGKLFVIDGGFSKAYQPETGIAGYTLVYHSHGMQLVQHEPFQSRQKAIEEGLDIKSTNFVLEFNSQRMMVKDTDKGKELVTQIQDLKKLLVAYRTGLIKEKV